One stretch of Nomascus leucogenys isolate Asia chromosome 7b, Asia_NLE_v1, whole genome shotgun sequence DNA includes these proteins:
- the LOC115836084 gene encoding serine/threonine-protein kinase N2-like isoform X1 has product MASNPERGLILLTELQGDSRSLPFSENVSAVQKKLDDIKDRIKREIRKELKIKEGAENLRKVTTDKKSLAYVDNILKKSNKKLEELHHKLQELNAYIVVSDPEDITDCPRIPATPNSDPHFSTSNNRLKALQKQLDIELKVKQGAENMIQMYSNGSSKDRKLRGTAQQLLQDSKTKIEVLRMQILQAVRTNELAFDNAKPVISPLELRMEELRHHFRIEFAVAEGAKNVMKLLGSGKVTDRKALSEAQARFNESSQKLDLLKYSLEQRLTELPKNHPKSSVIIEELALVAASPTLSPGQRMISTQNQYSTPSKPAALTGTLEVRLIGCQDILENVPGRSKATSVALPGWSPSETRLCCMSRRSKSRISGNLLKTHDLSSDVCAVLKLDNTVVGQTSWKPISNQSWDQKFTLELDRSRELEISVYWRDWRSLCAVKFLRLEDFLDNQRHGMCLCLEPQGTLFAEVTFFNPVIERRPKLQKQKKFFSKQQGKRFLRVPQMNINIATWGRPVRRVSPTVNHSGTFSPQAPVPTTVPVVEVHIPERAPPASDSTVTKLDFDLEPEPPPAPPRASSLGEIDESSELRVLDTPGQDSETAFDTENDRNSILPKSQSEYKPDTPQSGLEYSGIQELEDRSCQQRFQCNLQDFRCYAVLGRGNFGKVLLAECKHTNEMFAIKALKKGDIVARHEVDSLMCEKRIFETVNSVRHPFLVNLFACFQTKEHVCFVMEYAAGGDLLMHVNTGVFSEPRAVFYAACIVLGLQYLHEHKIAHRDLKLENLLLDTEGFVKIADFGLCKQGMGYGDRTSTFCGNAECLAPEVLTETSYTRAVDWWGLGVLIYEMLVGKPPFHGDDGEKVFDSIVNDEVRYPKSLSTEATSIMRRLLRRNPELRLGASEKDAEDVKKHPFFRLIYWRALMDKKVKPPFIPTIKGREDVSNFSDEFTSKAPILTPPQEPRILSEEEQEMFRDFDYTADWC; this is encoded by the exons ATGGCGTCCAACCCCGAACGGGGGTTGATTCTGCTCACGGAACTGCAGGGGGACTCCCGAAGTCTTCCATTTTCTGAGAATGTGAGTGCTGTTCAAAAA AAATTGGATGATATCAAGGATCGAATtaagagagaaataaggaaagaactgAAAATCAAAGAAGGAGCTGAAAATCTGAGGAAAGTCACAACAGATAAAAAAAGCTTGGCTTATGTagacaacattttgaaaaaatcaaataaaaaattagaagaactaCATCACAAGCTGCAggaattaaatgcatatattgttGTATCAGATCCAGAAGATATTACAGATTGCCCGAGGATTCCAGCTACTCCAAACAGTGACCCTCATTTTTCTACTAGCAACAATAGATTGAAGGCTCTACAAAAACAGTTGGatatagaacttaaagtaaaacaagGTGCAGAGAATATGATACAGATGTATTCAAATGGATCTTCAAAGGATCGGAAACTCCGTGGTACAGCTCAGCAACTGCTCCAGGACAGCAAGACAAAAATAGAAGTCCTACGAATGCAGATTCTTCAGGCAGTCCGGACTAATGAATTGGCTTTTGATAATGCAAAACCTGTGATAAGTCCTCTTGAACTTCGGATGGAAGAATTAAGGCATCATTTTAGGATCGAGTTTGCAGTAGCAGAAGGTGCAAAGAATGTAATGAAATTACTTGGCTCAGGAAAAGTAACAGACAGAAAAGCACTTTCAGAAGCTCAAGCAAGATTTAATGAATCAAGTCAGAAGTTGGACCTTTTAAAGTATTCATTAGAGCAAAGATTAACTGAACTCCCCAAGAATCATCCCAAAAGCAGTGTTATTATTGAAGAACTTGCACTTGTTGCCGCATCACCAACACTAAGTCCAGGTCAAAGGATGATATCTACACAGAATCAATATAGTACACCATCCAAACCAGCAGCATTAACAGGGACTTTGGAAGTGCGTCTTATCGGCTGCCAAGATATCCTAGAGAATGTCCCTGGACGGTCAAAAGCAACATCAGTTGCACTGCCTGGTTGGAGTCCAAGTGAAACCAGATTATGTTGCATGAGCAGAAGGAGTAAAAGCAGAATTAGTGGAAATCTTCTAAAAACCCATGACTTGTCCAGTGATGTCTGTGCTGTTTTGAAGCTCGATAATACTGTGGTTGGCCAAACTAGCTGGAAACCCATTTCCAATCAGTCATGGGACCAGAAGTTTACACTGGAACTGGACAGGTCACGTGAACTAGAAATTTCCGTTTATTGGCGTGATTGGCGGTCTCTCTGTGCTGTAAAATTTCTGAGGTTAGAAGATTTTTTAGACAACCAACGGCATGGCATGTGTCTCTGTTTGGAACCACAGGGTACTTTATTTGCAGAGGTTACCTTTTTTAATCCAGTTATTGAAAGAAGAccaaaacttcaaaaacaaaagaaatttttttcaaagcaacaaggcaaaagatttctcagagttcctcaaatgaatattaatattgCCACTTGGGGAAGGCCAGTAAGAAGAGTTAGTCCTACAGTAAATCATTCTGGCACCTTCAGCCCTCAAGCTCCTGTGCCCACTACAGTGCCAGTGGTTGAAGTACACATCCCTGAACGAGCACCTCCAGCTAGTGATTCTACAGTAACCAAACTGGACTTTGATCTTGAGCCTGaacctcctccagccccaccacGAGCTTCTTCCCttggagaaatagatgaatcttCCGAATTAAGAGTTTTGGATACACCAGGACAGGATTCAGAGACTGCTTTTGATACTGAGAATGACAGAAATAGTATACTTCCAAAATCTCAATCTGAATACAAGCCTGATACTCCTCAGTCAGGCCTAGAATATAGCGGTATTCAAGAACTTGAGGATAGAAGCTGTCAGCAAAGGTTTCAGTGTAATCTACAAGATTTCAGGTGTTATGCTGTCTTGGGAAGAGGAAATTTTGGAAAGGTGCTTTTAGCTGAATGTAAACACACCAATGAGATGTTTGCTATAAAAGCCTTAAAGAAAGGAGATATTGTGGCTCGACATGAAGTAGACAGCCTGATGtgtgaaaaaagaatttttgaaactGTGAATAGTGTAAGGCATCCCTTTTTGGTGAACCTTTTTGCATGTTTCCAAACCAAAGAGCATGTTTGCTTTGTAATGGAATATGCTGCCGGTGGGGACTTATTGATGCACGTTAATACTGGTGTCTTTTCTGAACCAAGAGCTGTATTTTATGCTGCTTGTATAGTTCTTGGGTTGCAGTATTTACATGAACACAAAATTGCTCATAGAGATTTGAAATTGGAAAACTTATTGCTAGATACAGAGGGCTTTGTGAAAATTGCTGATTTTGGTCTTTGCAAACAAGGAATGGGATATGGAGATAGAACAAGCACATTTTGTGGCAATGCTGAATGTCTTGCCCCAGAAGTATTAACAGAAACTTCTTATACAAGGGCTGTAGATTGGTGGGGCCTTGGCGTGCTTATATATGAAATGCTTGTTGGTAAGCCTCCCTTTCATGGTGATGATGGAGAGAAAGTTTTTGACAGTATTGTAAATGATGAAGTAAGGTATCCAAAGTCCTTATCTACAGAAGCCACTTCTATAATGAGAAGGCTGTTAAGAAGAAATCCTGAGTTGCGCCTTGGGGCTAGCGAGAAAGATGCAGAAGATGTAAAAAAGCACCCATTTTTCCGGCTAATTTATTGGCGCGCTCTGATGGACAAAAAAGTAAAGCCACCATTTATACCTACCATAAAAGGACGAGAAGATGTTAGTAATTTTTCTGATGAATTTACCTCAAAAGCACCTATTCTGACTCCACCTCAAGAACCAAGGATACTTTCGGAAGAGGAGCAGGAAATGTTCAGAGATTTTGACTACACTGCTGATTGGTGTTAA
- the LOC115836084 gene encoding serine/threonine-protein kinase N2-like isoform X2, which translates to MASNPKRGLILLTELQGDSRSLPFSENVRAVQKVDFSDTMVQQKLDDIKDRIKREIRKELKIKEGAENLRKVTTDKKSLAYVDNILKKSNKKLEELHHKLQELNAYIVVSDPEDITDCPRIPATPNSDPHFSTSNNRLKALQKQLDIELKVKQGAENMIQMYSNGSSKDRKLRGTAQQLLQDSKTKIEVLRMQILQAVRTNELAFDNAKPVISPLELRMEELRHHFRIEFAVAEGAKNVMKLLGSGKVTDRKALSEAQARFNESSQKLDLLKYSLEQRLTELPKNHPKSSVIIEELALVAASPTLSPGQRMISTQNQYSTPSKPAALTGTLEVRLIGCQDILENVPGRSKATSVALPGWSPSETRLCCMSRRSKSRISGNLLKTHDLSSDVCAVLKLDNTVVGQTSWKPISNQSWDQKFTLELDRSQVTFFNPVIERRPKLQKQKKFFSKQQGKRFLRVPQMNINIATWGRPVRRVSPTVNHSGTFSPQAPVPTTVPVVEVHIPERAPPASDSTVTKLDFDLEPEPPPAPPRASSLGEIDESSELRVLDTPGQDSETAFDTENDRNSILPKSQSEYKPDTPQSGLEYSGIQELEDRSCQQRFQCNLQDFRCYAVLGRGNFGKVLLAECKHTNEMFAIKALKKGDIVARHEVDSLMCEKRIFETVNSVRHPFLVNLFACFQTKEHVCFVMEYAAGGDLLMHVNTGVFSEPRAVFYAACIVLGLQYLHEHKIAHRDLKLENLLLDTEGFVKIADFGLCKQGMGYGDRTSTFCGNAECLAPEVLTETSYTRAVDWWGLGVLIYEMLVGKPPFHGDDGEKVFDSIVNDEVRYPKSLSTEATSIMRRLLRRNPELRLGASEKDAEDVKKHPFFRLIYWRALMDKKVKPPFIPTIKGREDVSNFSDEFTSKAPILTPPQEPRILSEEEQEMFRDFDYTADWC; encoded by the exons ATGGCGTCCAACCCCAAACGGGGGTTGATTCTGCTCACAGAACTGCAGGGGGATTCCCGAAGTCTTCCGTTTTCTGAGAATGTGCGTGCTGTTCAAAAAGTAGACTTTTCAGATACAATGGTGCAGCAGAAATTGGATGATATCAAGGATCGAATtaagagagaaataaggaaagaactgAAAATCAAAGAAGGAGCTGAAAATCTGAGGAAAGTCACAACAGATAAAAAAAGCTTGGCTTATGTagacaacattttgaaaaaatcaaataaaaaattagaagaactaCATCACAAGCTGCAggaattaaatgcatatattgttGTATCAGATCCAGAAGATATTACAGATTGCCCGAGGATTCCAGCTACTCCAAACAGTGACCCTCATTTTTCTACTAGCAACAATAGATTGAAGGCTCTACAAAAACAGTTGGatatagaacttaaagtaaaacaagGTGCAGAGAATATGATACAGATGTATTCAAATGGATCTTCAAAGGATCGGAAACTCCGTGGTACAGCTCAGCAACTGCTCCAGGACAGCAAGACAAAAATAGAAGTCCTACGAATGCAGATTCTTCAGGCAGTCCGGACTAATGAATTGGCTTTTGATAATGCAAAACCTGTGATAAGTCCTCTTGAACTTCGGATGGAAGAATTAAGGCATCATTTTAGGATCGAGTTTGCAGTAGCAGAAGGTGCAAAGAATGTAATGAAATTACTTGGCTCAGGAAAAGTAACAGACAGAAAAGCACTTTCAGAAGCTCAAGCAAGATTTAATGAATCAAGTCAGAAGTTGGACCTTTTAAAGTATTCATTAGAGCAAAGATTAACTGAACTCCCCAAGAATCATCCCAAAAGCAGTGTTATTATTGAAGAACTTGCACTTGTTGCCGCATCACCAACACTAAGTCCAGGTCAAAGGATGATATCTACACAGAATCAATATAGTACACCATCCAAACCAGCAGCATTAACAGGGACTTTGGAAGTGCGTCTTATCGGCTGCCAAGATATCCTAGAGAATGTCCCTGGACGGTCAAAAGCAACATCAGTTGCACTGCCTGGTTGGAGTCCAAGTGAAACCAGATTATGTTGCATGAGCAGAAGGAGTAAAAGCAGAATTAGTGGAAATCTTCTAAAAACCCATGACTTGTCCAGTGATGTCTGTGCTGTTTTGAAGCTCGATAATACTGTGGTTGGCCAAACTAGCTGGAAACCCATTTCCAATCAGTCATGGGACCAGAAGTTTACACTGGAACTGGACAGGTCAC AGGTTACCTTTTTTAATCCAGTTATTGAAAGAAGAccaaaacttcaaaaacaaaagaaatttttttcaaagcaacaaggcaaaagatttctcagagttcctcaaatgaatattaatattgCCACTTGGGGAAGGCCAGTAAGAAGAGTTAGTCCTACAGTAAATCATTCTGGCACCTTCAGCCCTCAAGCTCCTGTGCCCACTACAGTGCCAGTGGTTGAAGTACACATCCCTGAACGAGCACCTCCAGCTAGTGATTCTACAGTAACCAAACTGGACTTTGATCTTGAGCCTGaacctcctccagccccaccacGAGCTTCTTCCCttggagaaatagatgaatcttCCGAATTAAGAGTTTTGGATACACCAGGACAGGATTCAGAGACTGCTTTTGATACTGAGAATGACAGAAATAGTATACTTCCAAAATCTCAATCTGAATACAAGCCTGATACTCCTCAGTCAGGCCTAGAATATAGCGGTATTCAAGAACTTGAGGATAGAAGCTGTCAGCAAAGGTTTCAGTGTAATCTACAAGATTTCAGGTGTTATGCTGTCTTGGGAAGAGGAAATTTTGGAAAGGTGCTTTTAGCTGAATGTAAACACACCAATGAGATGTTTGCTATAAAAGCCTTAAAGAAAGGAGATATTGTGGCTCGACATGAAGTAGACAGCCTGATGtgtgaaaaaagaatttttgaaactGTGAATAGTGTAAGGCATCCCTTTTTGGTGAACCTTTTTGCATGTTTCCAAACCAAAGAGCATGTTTGCTTTGTAATGGAATATGCTGCCGGTGGGGACTTATTGATGCACGTTAATACTGGTGTCTTTTCTGAACCAAGAGCTGTATTTTATGCTGCTTGTATAGTTCTTGGGTTGCAGTATTTACATGAACACAAAATTGCTCATAGAGATTTGAAATTGGAAAACTTATTGCTAGATACAGAGGGCTTTGTGAAAATTGCTGATTTTGGTCTTTGCAAACAAGGAATGGGATATGGAGATAGAACAAGCACATTTTGTGGCAATGCTGAATGTCTTGCCCCAGAAGTATTAACAGAAACTTCTTATACAAGGGCTGTAGATTGGTGGGGCCTTGGCGTGCTTATATATGAAATGCTTGTTGGTAAGCCTCCCTTTCATGGTGATGATGGAGAGAAAGTTTTTGACAGTATTGTAAATGATGAAGTAAGGTATCCAAAGTCCTTATCTACAGAAGCCACTTCTATAATGAGAAGGCTGTTAAGAAGAAATCCTGAGTTGCGCCTTGGGGCTAGCGAGAAAGATGCAGAAGATGTAAAAAAGCACCCATTTTTCCGGCTAATTTATTGGCGCGCTCTGATGGACAAAAAAGTAAAGCCACCATTTATACCTACCATAAAAGGACGAGAAGATGTTAGTAATTTTTCTGATGAATTTACCTCAAAAGCACCTATTCTGACTCCACCTCAAGAACCAAGGATACTTTCGGAAGAGGAGCAGGAAATGTTCAGAGATTTTGACTACACTGCTGATTGGTGTTAA